In Blastopirellula marina, a single genomic region encodes these proteins:
- a CDS encoding SDR family NAD(P)-dependent oxidoreductase, which translates to MKNTALITGASSGIGRELAWVHAEHGGDLVLIARRGELLEELKREIVEKHNVKVMCIAIDLNEPGAVHEVYNQVDSAGIEVDILINNAGFGNHGPFYQHDWKTDGGMIHLNVMVLSEMTHRFMQGMLERQHGRILNVGSTAGFLPGPLMAVYYASKAYVLSFSQAINEEVADLGVTVTALCPGPVETEFFQRAHAKHVGMFKKGSTVTARGVAELGYKAMKKGRLVVINEWRLWFLLNWITPWVPRRTLLKISKWLLSS; encoded by the coding sequence ATGAAGAACACCGCCTTGATCACCGGAGCATCCAGCGGCATCGGCCGCGAACTGGCCTGGGTCCATGCCGAGCACGGAGGGGACCTCGTCTTGATTGCCCGGCGAGGAGAACTGCTCGAAGAACTGAAGCGGGAGATCGTCGAGAAGCACAACGTCAAAGTTATGTGCATCGCGATCGACCTGAACGAGCCAGGTGCCGTTCACGAGGTTTATAATCAAGTCGACTCTGCCGGTATCGAGGTCGACATCCTGATCAACAACGCAGGCTTCGGCAATCATGGTCCCTTCTACCAGCACGACTGGAAGACCGACGGGGGCATGATTCACTTGAACGTCATGGTCCTTAGCGAGATGACCCACCGCTTTATGCAGGGAATGCTCGAGCGGCAACACGGACGCATCCTCAACGTCGGCAGCACCGCCGGCTTTCTGCCGGGTCCACTGATGGCCGTCTACTACGCCTCGAAAGCGTACGTCCTCAGTTTCTCGCAGGCCATCAACGAAGAAGTCGCTGACCTGGGCGTCACCGTCACGGCCCTCTGCCCCGGTCCCGTCGAAACCGAGTTCTTCCAACGCGCCCACGCCAAACATGTCGGCATGTTCAAGAAGGGCTCTACCGTCACTGCCCGCGGCGTCGCCGAGCTAGGCTACAAAGCGATGAAGAAGGGCCGCCTGGTCGTGATCAACGAATGGCGGCTGTGGTTCTTGTTGAACTGGATCACCCCGTGGGTGCCGCGGCGGACGCTGTTGAAGATCTCGAAGTGGTTGTTGAGTTCGTAG
- a CDS encoding DUF1559 domain-containing protein → MASYLVRNRRGFTLVELLVVIAIIGVLIALLLPAVQQAREAARRMSCSNNLKQMGIALHNYHDVMKRFPINWYNGSGQGGNNMCVLIGLLPFIEQTSLYDGIDMKNNNLTLYTVNGKRVCDHQIEAYQCPSDPDVETNNPTTSAARSSYAPSIGSQYMQSAAGCDLLANAGAFPSGMGLDTDNDGEDPFNRGNVRSDWGNQPVSGPFGRGYFTPYSARIADITDGTSNTILMGEIRMACQTFAGWGWSWPDSLWYATTAPINFPTCPGDARYGSNTCFSNASNNWNATFGFKSAHPGGCQFVMADASVHFLPETIDRLTYARLGDKADGGVIGDF, encoded by the coding sequence ATGGCTTCCTATCTTGTCCGTAATCGACGGGGCTTCACACTGGTCGAACTGCTTGTTGTGATTGCCATCATTGGCGTTTTGATTGCACTTTTGCTACCTGCCGTGCAGCAAGCCCGCGAGGCGGCTCGGCGAATGTCGTGCAGCAATAACTTAAAGCAGATGGGAATCGCGCTGCACAACTATCACGACGTCATGAAGCGATTTCCGATCAACTGGTACAACGGGTCCGGACAAGGGGGCAACAATATGTGCGTCTTGATCGGCCTGCTCCCATTTATCGAGCAGACAAGCCTGTACGACGGGATTGATATGAAGAACAACAATCTCACGCTGTACACCGTCAACGGCAAACGGGTCTGCGATCATCAGATCGAAGCCTATCAATGCCCCAGTGATCCGGATGTCGAAACCAACAATCCGACGACTTCGGCAGCACGAAGCAGCTATGCACCCAGCATTGGTTCGCAGTACATGCAATCGGCTGCCGGTTGTGATCTTCTGGCAAACGCCGGTGCGTTTCCTTCGGGAATGGGACTCGATACCGACAATGACGGCGAAGACCCCTTCAACCGCGGAAATGTTCGTTCGGACTGGGGAAACCAGCCTGTATCGGGCCCCTTCGGCCGTGGCTATTTCACACCTTACTCGGCTCGAATTGCCGACATCACCGACGGCACGTCGAACACGATCCTCATGGGCGAGATTCGCATGGCCTGCCAGACATTCGCAGGGTGGGGATGGTCATGGCCTGATTCGCTTTGGTATGCGACCACCGCTCCAATCAATTTTCCGACTTGCCCTGGTGATGCTCGATACGGCTCGAACACCTGCTTTTCCAATGCCAGTAACAACTGGAATGCTACGTTTGGTTTCAAATCGGCCCATCCAGGCGGGTGCCAGTTTGTCATGGCCGACGCTTCGGTTCACTTCCTGCCTGAAACGATCGATCGGCTAACCTATGCCCGGCTAGGGGACAAGGCCGATGGCGGCGTAATCGGCGACTTCTAA
- a CDS encoding carboxypeptidase-like regulatory domain-containing protein, with translation MSPHRSLTLPCLLLVLLTGCWSSGGPTTYSVKGLVHYQGKPVEGATVTLIPRQADGRSASGTTDAEGAFKVTTYISPSLQVEGAMPGEYDIVVSKMEIRDLEEGLTPQEAQAAFHKLGPPKNLLPKKYRSPNTSELSVSIEDGSPDPLTLELEDK, from the coding sequence ATGTCCCCTCATCGATCCCTGACGTTACCTTGCCTGCTGTTAGTGCTGCTGACCGGTTGCTGGTCAAGTGGAGGACCAACCACCTATTCGGTTAAAGGTCTCGTGCACTACCAAGGAAAGCCCGTCGAAGGTGCCACAGTAACGCTCATTCCCCGACAAGCCGACGGCCGTTCCGCTAGCGGAACGACCGATGCGGAAGGAGCCTTCAAAGTAACAACGTATATCTCTCCTTCGCTGCAAGTCGAAGGAGCCATGCCAGGCGAGTACGATATCGTTGTCAGCAAGATGGAAATCCGCGACCTGGAGGAAGGCCTCACGCCCCAGGAAGCCCAAGCCGCGTTCCATAAGCTGGGTCCCCCTAAAAATCTTTTGCCCAAGAAGTACCGCAGCCCGAACACCTCGGAGCTGTCGGTATCCATCGAAGATGGCTCGCCTGATCCACTCACTTTGGAACTGGAGGACAAGTAA